The following are from one region of the Entelurus aequoreus isolate RoL-2023_Sb linkage group LG17, RoL_Eaeq_v1.1, whole genome shotgun sequence genome:
- the LOC133632338 gene encoding zinc finger protein OZF-like yields MDDYCYAKMATSAKREHERESSSKSPTEKKIKTEDEDVQQLIGHPEELLPQPQGDGSTLKQERPWPSHVKEEEEELWITQETDLTKLPLTVVSVKTEDDEEKPQVDNLLAPLSDSEAEDDVDEPLSSDTDCEGDMNSNTDNKHSGCSAKKRSKTCLSCSVCAKSFTQKSNLTKHVRTHTGEKPFVCPVCGKTFSQKTNLTRHMKTHTREKPFNCSVCVQVFSYEAHLKAHMRTHTGKKRFICSVCGKKSSLKTHLTAHMRTHTGEKPFICSVCGQKFSQNAHLTAHSRTHTGEKPFDCSVCGKSFSQKAYLASHMRTHTGEKPFDCSVCGKSFSLKQSLTRHMRVHAGEMPGKYTYIKLC; encoded by the exons atggacgactactgctatgctaagatggcgacgtccgctaaaagagaacatgaaagagaatcttccagcaaatcaccaacggagaaaaAGATAAAAACCGAGGATGAAG acgtgcagcagctgattggtcatccaGAAGAACTTCTCCCCCAGCCGCAGGGTGatggctccactttgaagcaagaGCGTCCATGGCCCTCCCacgttaaagaggaagaggaggaattatggaTAACGCAGGAgactgatctcaccaagttgccgctgactgttgtctctgtgaagactgaagatgatgaagagaaaccacaagtagacaacctcttagctccactatcagatagtgaggctgaagacgatgTTGacgaacctttgagcagcgatacagactgtgaaggtgatatgaatTCTAATACTGACAACAAACATTCTGGTTGCTCTGCAAAAAAGAgaagtaaaacatgtttgagctgctcagtttgtgctaaaagcttTACTCAGAAGAGCAATTTGACTAAACACgtgagaacacacacgggagaaaaaccatttGTTTGTCCAGTTTGTGGTAAAACATTTTCTCAAAAGACCAATTTGACCAGGCACATGAAAACGCACACAAGAGAAAAAccgtttaattgttcagtttgcgtTCAAGTTTTTTCCTATGAGGCACATTTGAAagcgcacatgagaacacacacgggaaAGAAACGATtcatttgttcagtttgtggtaagaaAAGTTCTCTCAAGACCCATTTgacagcacacatgagaacacacacaggagagaaaccttttatatGTTCAGTCTGTGGGCAAAAATTTTCTCAAAATGCCCATTTGACTGCACACtcgagaacgcacacaggagagaaaCCATTTGATTGTTCAGTTTGCGGCAAAAGTTTTTCTCAAAAGGCCTATTTGGcgtcacacatgagaacacacacgggagagAAACCGTTTGATTGTTCAGTTTGCGGCAAAAGTTTTTCTCTAAAGCAatctttgactcgacacatgagagtTCACGCGGGAGAAATGCCTGGCAAGTACACTTACATTAAACTTTGTTAG
- the LOC133632308 gene encoding gastrula zinc finger protein XlCGF57.1-like, with protein MSEFKVCLCPADVQQMIGHSEQLPPRANDEGYTFKQESPRSPHIKEEEDEFWMTQEADLTKLPLTIVSVKTEDDEEKPQVDNILAPLSDSEAQDNIEKPLSSDTNCEGDMRTHTDNKHSNCSKKTVKKHFNCSICAKSFTKKSSFTQHMRTHTGEKPFNCSFCGKTFSQKINLTAHMRSHTGEKPYNCSVCGRNFSYNTHLTNHMRTHTGEKPFNCSVCGKRYSRKSELIIHIRTHTEEKPFICSVCGRNFSQKQTLTAHMRTHTGEKPFKCSICGKKCSQKTNLTAHMRTHTGEKPFNCSVCDKVFSYKIHLTTHMRTHTGEKTFNCSVCGKGFYRKTDLTRHMRTHTGEKPFKCLVCGQNISQKAYLTAHMRTHSGEKPFKCSVCGQNFARNSHLTVHMRTHTGEKPFICSICGKRCSRKSDLTAHMRTHTGEKPFVCSVCGQNFARKQYLTGHMKTHTGEKTFNCPVCGRSFSRKENLAGHMRTHTGEKPFKCSVCGKNFALKTQLTGHMRTHTGDKPFNCSPCGKSFYTRRGMRRHTLKHTIEQNT; from the coding sequence ATGTCTGAAtttaaagtgtgtttgtgtcctgcagacgtccagcagatgATTGGTCATTCAGAACAACTTCCTCCTCGGGCAAATGATGAGGGCTACACTTTTAAGCAAGAGAGTCCAAggtccccccacattaaagaggaagaggatgaaTTCTGGATGACACAGgaagctgatctcaccaagttgccactgactattgtctctgtgaagactgaagatgatgaagagaaaccacaagtagacaatatcctagctccactatcagatagtgaggctcaAGACAACATTGaaaaacctttgagcagcgatacaaactgtgaaggtgatatgaggactcacactgacaacaaacattcCAACTGCTCCAAAAAGAccgttaaaaaacattttaactgCTCAATTTgtgctaaaagctttactaaaaagagcagttttactcaacacatgagaacacacacaggggaaaaaccatttaattgttccttTTGTGGCAAAACATTTTCCCAAAAGATTAATTTGACAGCACACATGAGatcacacacgggagaaaaaccataTAATTGTTCAGTGTGTGGTAGAAATTTTTCCTATAATACCCATTTGACAaaccacatgagaacacacacaggagaaaaaccattcaacTGTTCAGTTTGTGGGAAAAGATATTCTCGGAAGAGTGAATTGATAATacacattagaacacacacaGAGGAGAAACCATTCATTTGTTCAGTCTGTGGCAGAAACTTCTCTCAAAAACAAACTTTGACTGCacatatgagaacacacacaggagaaaagccATTCAAATGTTCCATTTGTGgtaaaaaatgttcacaaaagACCAATTTgacagcacacatgagaacacacacaggagaaaaaccatttaactgcTCAGTCTGTGATAAAGTTTTTTCCTATAAAATCCATTTGACAactcacatgagaacacacacaggagaaaaaacgttTAATTGTTCTGTGTGTGGGAAAGGTTTTTATCGTAAAACAGATTTAactagacacatgagaacacacacaggtgagaagcCATTTAAATGTTTAGTTTGTGGTCAAAATATTTCTCAAAAGGCTTATTTGACAGCACATATGAGAACGCACTCAGGAGAGAAACCatttaaatgttcagtttgtgggCAAAATTTTGCCCGCAATAGCCATTTGactgtacacatgagaacacacacaggggaAAAACCGTTTATTTGTTCAATTTGCGGTAAGAGATGTTCTCGCAAGAGTGATTTgacagcacacatgagaacacacacaggagagaaaccaTTTGTTTGTTCGGTTTGTGGTCAAAACTTTGCCCGAAAACAATATTTGACtggacacatgaaaacacacacaggagaaaaaacatttaattgtccaGTTTGTGGGAGAAGTTTTTCCCGCAAGGAAAATTTggctggacacatgagaacgcacactggagaaaaaccttttaaatGTTCGGTTTGTGGGAAAAACTTTGCTCTAAAGACTCAACTCAcaggacacatgagaacacacaccggagataaaccctttaattgttcacCTTGTGGAAAAAGCTTTTATACCAGGCGAGGTATGAGGCGGCACACACTGAAACACACAATAGAACAAAACACGTAG